Proteins from a genomic interval of Candidatus Woesearchaeota archaeon:
- the thsA gene encoding thermosome subunit alpha, with amino-acid sequence MNQQIQPIFILPEGTQRTTGRNAQKNNIAAAKLVSETVRTTLGPKGMDKMIVDSLGDITITNDGVTILNEMQVEHPAAKMLVEIAKTQEKEVGDGTTTAVVLAGELLKQAEDLLDQNIHPSVLSRGYRIAAEKALAILNQLAEDVTENDIVTLKKIAMTAMTGKGAEASKEKLSDLTVQAVMQVMEKKDGITEVSAENIKIEKKVGGSVEDTELVRGIVLEKERVHPQMPRQVKQAKIALIDSAIEIKTTEIDAKIEITDPNQLQGFLDQEEKMLTNMVNKIAASGATVVFCQKGIDDLAQHFLAKKGIFAARRVKKSDIEAIARATGASIVTSLDDLSPGDLGSAGLVEEVKIGDEELTYIKECSNPKSVTMLVKGGSDHIVDEVKRALDDAVGGVISALKNKKIVAGAGAAEIEVSRGLRQFADSLSGREQLAVLAFAKAMEIIPRTLAENAGLDPIDVLTELKSAHDKGKKWAGVNVDTGKVFDAWADGVLEPLKIKTQALSSASEVAILILRIDDVIAGSKSGGGRMPQGGMPGMDM; translated from the coding sequence ATGAACCAACAAATCCAACCTATCTTTATCCTTCCGGAAGGAACACAGCGAACCACCGGCAGGAATGCCCAGAAAAATAACATCGCCGCTGCCAAGCTGGTGAGCGAGACCGTCAGAACCACACTCGGCCCGAAGGGCATGGACAAGATGATTGTGGACAGTCTCGGCGACATTACCATCACCAACGACGGCGTCACAATTCTGAATGAAATGCAGGTTGAGCATCCAGCTGCAAAAATGCTGGTTGAAATTGCGAAAACGCAGGAAAAAGAAGTGGGCGACGGCACCACCACTGCGGTTGTTCTTGCTGGTGAACTGCTGAAACAGGCAGAAGACCTTCTCGATCAAAATATCCATCCATCAGTTCTGTCGCGAGGATACCGCATTGCTGCTGAAAAAGCGCTCGCCATTCTCAATCAGCTCGCTGAAGACGTCACTGAAAATGACATTGTCACCCTGAAAAAAATTGCAATGACTGCCATGACTGGCAAAGGCGCAGAAGCATCGAAAGAAAAATTGTCTGACCTCACGGTGCAAGCCGTTATGCAGGTCATGGAGAAAAAAGACGGCATCACTGAAGTAAGCGCTGAAAATATTAAAATCGAAAAGAAAGTGGGCGGCAGTGTTGAAGACACGGAACTTGTCCGCGGCATTGTGCTCGAAAAAGAGCGCGTGCATCCGCAGATGCCCCGACAGGTGAAGCAGGCAAAGATTGCGCTGATTGACTCTGCCATTGAAATCAAAACAACAGAAATTGACGCAAAAATTGAAATTACCGACCCAAACCAGCTGCAGGGATTCCTTGACCAGGAAGAAAAAATGCTGACGAACATGGTCAACAAAATTGCAGCGTCCGGCGCAACGGTTGTGTTCTGCCAGAAAGGCATTGACGACCTTGCGCAGCACTTCCTTGCAAAGAAAGGAATCTTCGCCGCACGGCGCGTCAAGAAATCAGACATTGAAGCGATTGCACGCGCCACCGGCGCGTCCATCGTAACGAGTCTTGATGACCTTTCACCCGGTGATTTGGGCAGTGCTGGACTGGTCGAAGAAGTCAAGATTGGCGATGAAGAATTAACCTACATCAAGGAATGCAGCAACCCGAAATCCGTCACTATGCTCGTCAAGGGAGGCAGTGACCATATTGTTGACGAGGTCAAGCGCGCACTGGACGATGCCGTTGGCGGCGTTATCAGCGCGCTTAAAAACAAAAAAATTGTCGCCGGCGCCGGCGCCGCAGAAATCGAAGTTTCACGAGGACTGCGCCAGTTTGCTGACTCGCTTTCTGGGCGTGAACAGCTTGCGGTGCTTGCATTTGCCAAAGCCATGGAAATCATCCCACGCACGCTCGCAGAAAATGCAGGCCTTGACCCGATTGACGTGCTCACTGAATTAAAATCAGCGCATGACAAGGGCAAGAAATGGGCAGGCGTAAACGTTGACACAGGCAAAGTCTTTGATGCGTGGGCCGATGGCGTGCTCGAACCCTTGAAAATCAAGACGCAGGCATTGAGTTCCGCATCAGAAGTCGCCATCCTTATTTTGCGCATTGACGATGTTATCGCTGGCTCGAAATCCGGCGGCGGCAGAATGCCACAGGGTGGCATGCCAGGAATGGATATGTGA
- a CDS encoding nucleoside monophosphate kinase produces the protein MIITISGRPGSGKSVVAKTLAKKLKLTHYSTGDFMRALAKKRGVSLIELSEEAKSDKGKIDRQLDAYQKKLGRTKKNFIIDARLGFHFIPRSIKIFLDVEPKIAAQRIVKQHRGGVEKITTLAQATRELAKRTQLERERYKKYYGIDYMDKRQYDLLVDTTAMPAVVVAKKILLFLKKKQ, from the coding sequence ATGATTATCACTATCTCCGGCAGGCCGGGCAGCGGCAAGAGCGTCGTGGCAAAGACGCTCGCAAAAAAGTTGAAGCTGACGCATTATTCTACCGGCGATTTCATGCGCGCGCTGGCAAAGAAGCGCGGCGTGTCGTTGATTGAGTTGAGTGAAGAAGCAAAGAGTGACAAGGGAAAGATTGACCGCCAGCTTGATGCGTACCAGAAAAAGCTGGGCAGAACAAAAAAGAATTTTATCATTGATGCGCGGCTTGGCTTTCATTTTATTCCTCGCTCAATAAAAATATTTCTTGATGTTGAGCCGAAGATTGCTGCACAGCGGATTGTCAAACAGCATCGCGGGGGGGTTGAAAAAATAACCACACTTGCTCAAGCAACCCGCGAACTCGCAAAGCGAACGCAACTTGAGCGCGAACGGTATAAAAAATATTATGGAATTGATTATATGGACAAGCGCCAGTATGATCTTCTTGTTGACACCACAGCCATGCCTGCTGTAGTGGTGGCGAAAAAGATTCTGCTGTTTTTGAAGAAAAAACAGTAA
- a CDS encoding bifunctional phosphoglucose/phosphomannose isomerase: MAKVDVSNMLGVLNAFSQQCEDALALGTHIKIKPPINAIVVCGMGGSALGAEILKSYLNDKLPFFIVRDYTIPVWANKNTLMFMVSYSGNTEEVLSCYAEARKRQCTVVCIVSDGKLRELATRDSVPVIDVPRGMMPRDSLGFQSIPVLNVLIGSGMLPPANELNSLVRIMKQDVREKAVQIAERIANKIPIIYSSEKMACYAKIWKAKINENAKVQAFANVFPELNHNEMVGFTNTLGDYYMIIIEDAEDHERVKKRMQITKEFMQERGIPVLLLKVTGQNRLARIFSTIMLGSFVGYYLAMEYNVDPTPITMVEDFKKKMRA, encoded by the coding sequence ATGGCGAAAGTAGATGTATCTAATATGCTCGGTGTTCTCAACGCGTTTTCGCAGCAGTGCGAAGATGCCTTGGCTCTCGGAACCCACATAAAGATAAAGCCGCCTATCAACGCAATTGTGGTATGCGGCATGGGTGGCAGTGCGCTGGGCGCTGAAATTCTGAAATCCTACCTTAACGACAAGCTTCCTTTTTTTATTGTGCGTGATTACACGATTCCAGTATGGGCCAACAAGAATACACTGATGTTTATGGTGTCCTATTCAGGCAACACTGAAGAAGTTCTGTCGTGCTATGCCGAAGCAAGAAAACGCCAGTGCACGGTGGTGTGCATTGTAAGCGATGGCAAGCTCCGCGAGCTGGCAACACGTGATAGTGTGCCAGTCATTGATGTGCCTCGCGGCATGATGCCACGAGACTCGCTGGGCTTCCAAAGCATTCCCGTACTGAACGTGCTTATCGGCTCTGGCATGCTTCCACCGGCAAATGAGCTGAACAGCCTCGTACGCATCATGAAACAGGACGTGCGTGAAAAAGCGGTGCAAATTGCCGAGCGCATAGCAAATAAAATTCCCATCATTTACTCGTCAGAAAAAATGGCGTGCTACGCAAAAATCTGGAAGGCAAAGATTAATGAGAATGCAAAAGTGCAGGCATTTGCAAACGTGTTTCCCGAGCTGAACCACAACGAGATGGTCGGCTTCACGAACACGCTCGGCGATTATTATATGATTATTATTGAGGATGCGGAAGACCATGAGCGTGTCAAGAAGCGCATGCAGATAACCAAGGAGTTTATGCAGGAGCGCGGCATTCCGGTGTTGTTATTGAAAGTTACGGGCCAGAATCGGCTCGCCCGGATTTTCTCGACGATAATGCTCGGCAGTTTTGTCGGATATTATCTGGCAATGGAGTACAACGTCGACCCGACACCAATTACCATGGTCGAGGATTTCAAAAAGAAGATGCGGGCGTGA
- a CDS encoding PIN domain-containing protein, giving the protein MILIDANVFLAYENKDDVHHTKACGLLNKIQGGTYGSWFITDYIFNEVVGVTLRKFGKERAVTIGEGLLKSVVLLNIDEHLLQEAWKIFTKTDLGLNLVDCTNLVALTVTNTDTIATFDEEFKKVSRVIS; this is encoded by the coding sequence GTGATTCTCATTGATGCAAACGTCTTTTTAGCATATGAAAATAAAGACGATGTCCACCACACCAAAGCTTGTGGCCTGTTGAACAAGATACAGGGAGGAACCTACGGCTCATGGTTCATAACTGATTATATCTTCAACGAGGTGGTTGGTGTTACGCTCCGAAAATTTGGAAAAGAACGTGCAGTAACGATCGGTGAAGGTCTTCTAAAAAGCGTGGTTCTATTGAATATTGATGAGCACCTGCTTCAGGAAGCATGGAAAATATTTACCAAAACTGATTTAGGGCTCAATCTGGTTGACTGCACAAATCTTGTCGCGCTCACGGTTACTAATACTGATACCATCGCAACATTTGATGAAGAATTCAAAAAGGTTTCACGTGTGATTTCTTAA